In Cyclopterus lumpus isolate fCycLum1 chromosome 9, fCycLum1.pri, whole genome shotgun sequence, a single genomic region encodes these proteins:
- the zbtb26 gene encoding zinc finger and BTB domain-containing protein 26 — protein MAQNQVILQFRFSTFGDSMLQKMNLLRHQKRFCDVSVRINQLDVPGHKVVFAAGSSFLRDQFILQQDSREVQISMIQEAEVGRQLLLSCYTGQLEFPELELVNYLTVASFLQMGHIVEQCTQALSKFIKPQSARKLEVDVGMTREKKEDGLTSQAQREQERSQVRPVQDEVMQVGGNNNGSDVDDGSDDDDDDDDDDDDNEEEEEEDVIIQPTSPLQILGKHPKQGMVESDITIVKVESVSDVAENSITGNLLTSPPPPTLHSPEPQHSLINSTVDSRGSEMAVPPGLAGYPLSPPPAEKHSVHQRNYDKPLQWYHQCPKCSRVFRQLENYANHLKMHKLFMCLLCGKTFTQKGNLHRHMRVHAGIKPFQCKICGKTFTQKCSLLDHLNLHSGDKPHRCNYCDMVFAHKPVLRKHLKQIHGKNSFDNANEGHLHDGVLDFDFGQMKSADLF, from the coding sequence ATGGCCCAGAACCAAGTGATCCTGCAGTTCCGCTTCTCCACATTTGGGGACTCCATGCTGCAGAAGATGAACCTCCTGCGACACCAGAAACGCTTCTGTGATGTCAGCGTGCGCATCAACCAGCTGGATGTCCCTGGTCACAAGGTAGTGTTTGCAGCCGGCTCCTCTTTCTTGAGGGACCAGTTCATCCTTCAGCAGGACTCCAGGGAGGTCCAGATCTCCATGATCCAGGAGGCGGAGGTGGGCAGGCAGCTGCTGCTGTCTTGCTACACAGGTCAGCTGGAGTTTCCTGAGCTGGAGCTTGTAAATTACCTGACAGTGGCCAGCTTCCTCCAAATGGGCCACATTGTGGAGCAGTGCACTCAAGCTCTCAGCAAGTTCATCAAACCTCAGTCTGCACGCAAGCTGGAGGTGGATGTGGGTATGAcgagggagaagaaagaggacgGATTAACCTCCCAGGCCCAGAGAGAGCAAGAGCGCTCTCAGGTTCGGCCTGTTCAGGATGAGGTGATGCAGGTTGGGGGCAACAACAATGGCAGCGATGTGGATGACGGcagcgatgatgatgatgatgatgacgacgacgacgacgacaacgaagaagaagaagaagaagatgtgatCATACAGCCTACATCCCCTCTTCAGATCTTAGGCAAACATCCAAAGCAGGGCATGGTGGAGAGTGACATCACTATAGTAAAAGTGGAGTCTGTGTCTGACGTAGCAGAAAACTCCATCACTGGTAACCTCCTcaccagtcctcctcctcctacactCCACTCTCCTGAGCCCCAGCACTCTCTCATCAACTCCACTGTGGACAGTCGTGGCAGTGAGATGGCGGTTCCACCCGGCCTGGCCGGATACCCGCTCAGTCCCCCTCCTGCAGAGAAGCACAGTGTGCACCAGAGGAACTACGACAAACCTCTGCAGTGGTACCACCAGTGCCCCAAGTGCTCCCGGGTCTTCCGCCAGCTGGAAAACTACGCCAACCACCTCAAGATGCACAAGCTGTTTATGTGCCTGCTGTGCGGCAAGACCTTCACGCAGAAGGGCAACCTGCACCGACATATGCGTGTCCATGCCGGCATCAAGCCCTTCCAGTGTAAAATCTGTGGTAAGACCTTCACCCAAAAGTGTTCTTTGCTGGATCACTTAAACCTGCACAGTGGGGATAAGCCACACCGCTGCAACTACTGTGACATGGTTTTCGCTCACAAGCCAGTTCTCCGCAAGCACCTCAAACAGATCCACGGGAAGAACAGCTTCGACAACGCAAACGAAGGCCACCTGCACGACGGAGTGCTCGACTTTGATTTTGGACAAATGAAATCTGCTGACCTTTTTTAA
- the gucd1 gene encoding protein GUCD1, with protein MTEDAVLLNVPVIRQLYHWDCGLACSRMVLKYLHPVSDEEFQRACWELKLTESVWTIDLAYLMCHLGIKHCFCTQTLGVDKGFRNQSFYKKHFDTEEDRVNELFLQADSNGVVLKKCSVTVQEIQSHLEQGHVAIVLVNAVVLTCELCSSPVKYCCFLPVGQKCFCRKPEYQGHFVVLCGFNRTTGCVFYNNPAYSDRVCCTSITNFEEARRSYGTDEDILLIFKES; from the exons ATGACAG AGGATGCCGTCTTGCTGAACGTCCCTGTCATTCGGCAGCTCTACCACTGGGACTGCGGGTTAGCCTGCTCCAGGATGGTCCTGAA GTACCTCCATCCAGTCAGTGATGAGGAGTTCCAGAGAGCATGCTGGGAGCTCAAGCTGACAGAGAGTGTGTGGACTATTGACCTGGCCTACCTCATGTGCCATCTAGGAATCAAACACTGCTTTTGCACGCAGACTCTGGGTGTCGATAAGGGCTTTAGGAATCAG TCCTTCTATAAGAAACACTTCGATACAGAAGAGGACAGAGTGAATGAGCTTTTCCTTCAAGCAGACAGCAACGGTGTGGTGCTGAAGAAATG CTCTGTGACGGTTCAGGAAATCCAGTCTCATCTGGAGCAGGGCCACGTTGCCATAGTGCTGGTTAATGCGGTCGTCTTGACATGTGAACTCTGCTCCTCGCCTGTCAAATACTGCTGCTTCCTGCCTGTGGGCCAGAAGTGTTTCTGCAGGAAGCCAGAGTACCAGGGTCACTTCGTTGTACTATGCGGCTTTAACAGGACCACTGGCTGCGTTTTCTACAACAACCCAGCGTATTCTGACC gggTGTGCTGCACCAGCATCACTAACTTTGAGGAGGCTCGGCGGAGCTACGGGACAGATGAGGATATCCTGCTGATCTTCAAGGAGAGTTGA
- the upb1 gene encoding beta-ureidopropionase, whose translation MSACEFESLEESLESHLPEAELSEVKRILFGKETQKLDLPSCAVSAASERDFELKGFRFEAAQEQLRPPRRVRVGLIQNRIVLPTDAPILDQINAMHSRVGEMVEVAAMCGVNIVCFQETWTMPFAFCTREKEPWTEFAESAEEGNTTRFCQELAKKYNMVVVSPILEREGLHSTLWNTAVVISNSGHVLGKSRKNHIPRIGDFNESTYYMEGDTGHTVFQTQFGNIAVNICYGRHHPLNWLMYSMNGAEIIFNPSATVGALSEPMWSIEARNAAIAHHCFTCAINRVGTEHFKSEFTSGDGKKAHHDFGHFYGSSYAAAPDGSRSPGLSRTRDGLLVVEMDLNLNRQISDKWSFKMTGRYSEYAEELTKSVRPGFKPNIVKE comes from the exons ATGTCCGCATGCGAGTTTGAATCTCTGGAGGAATCTCTGGAGTCGCACCTGCCAGAGGCCGAGCTGTCAGAGGTGAAGCGCATCTTGTTCGGGAAGGAAACGCA GAAGTTGGACCTCCCGTCATGTGCTGTGAGCGCGGCCTCTGAGCGTGACTTTGAGCTGAAGGGTTTCAGGTTTGAAGCTGCACAGGAACAACTGAGGCCTCCCAGAAGGGTCCGCGTGGGACTCATTCAGAACCGCATCGTCCTGCCCACCGACGCCCCCATCCTGGACCAG ATCAATGCCATGCACAGCCGCGTTGGTGAAATGGTTGAAGTGGCAGCCATGTGCGGCGTAAACATCGTCTGCTTCCAGGAGACCTGGA CCATGCCCTTTGCTTTCTGCACCCGCGAGAAAGAACCATGGACGGAGTTTGCGGAGTCTGCAGAAGAAGGAAACACCACCCGCTTCTGCCAAGAG CTCGCCAAAAAATACAACATGGTGGTCGTCTCTCCCATTCTGGAGCGAGAGGGGCTGCACAGCACTCTGTGGAACACAGCGGTGGTGATCTCCAACTCTGGACATGTGCTGGGAAAGAGCAGGAAGAACCATATTCCCAGAATTGGAGACTTTAATGAG TCTACATATTATATGGAGGGCGACACTGGCCACACagtgttccagacacagtttggGAACATTGCTGTGAATATCTGCTACGGGCGCCATCACCCTCTCAACTGGCTCATGTACAGTATGAATGGAGCTGAGATCATCTTCAACCCCTCAGCTACCGTTGGAGCGCTCAG TGAGCCCATGTGGTCTATCGAGGCCAGGAATGCAGCAATAGCTCACCACTGTTTCACTTGTGCAATCAACCGTGTTGGGACG GAACATTTCAAAAGTGAATTCACATCTGGTGATGGAAAAAAAG CTCACCATGATTTTGGACACTTCTATGGATCCAGTTATGCGGCTGCTCCCGACGGCAGCCGCAGCCCGGGGCTCTCCAGGACCCGCGACGGACTGCTCGTTGTAGAAATGGATCTCAACCTGAACAGACAAATCAGCGACAAATGGAGTTTTAAG ATGACTGGGCGGTATTCTGAGTATGCAGAGGAACTTACCAAGTCTGTGAGACCTGGCTTCAAACCCAACATTGTGAAAGAGTAG